One Ostrea edulis chromosome 6, xbOstEdul1.1, whole genome shotgun sequence genomic window, TATTCTATTGACTTCAGAAGACCAAATTACTATGTGTGAGTTTTCATGTAGGCATCATTTATAAAGTTCGCCACATCATTTATTTTGCTAGGTTAAATATTGAAGATAATGGACCTGTGTTCTACTTATAACTATATAACAGCTGTTCCTAGCCTCATTCTGGGTCACAACGAGGGGTCACATTACACAAGGCCATCCATGAAAATCTGTATAACTCGACACCTGCGTAATCTGTatcaatgtaaattttaaccCCAATGTTCACTTTCTTTATAGTACACTTGCGATTCGATACCGTGTCTAATTCGAACAAACTTTGTTTTCCGTTGTATGTCAAGTTAGACAGATTTCACTGTGTAGTGATCATAAACATTATAACTTACCATAACTAGACTACACTTATTGGAGAGTGTTATGAGGAATGTAATGAGTTATCCAACAGGATGTATTTGCCGTTTCCATGACTAACAAGCGTTGGGAATCCCATCTCTTCCTTTCAAGAGACTGTGCATGTGTATTGCTGGTAGTGCCTCTGAATACACGTGTTTCCAAAGTTCCGATCCTAGAGGAACTTACTTGCTTGGTAACATCATGCAATCAACAAAGGACTTACACGGGAATTATGTCCATTTTGACATGTTTACTTTTTGGTACTTTTCTATGCAGTGTTGATACTGGGATAAAAGAGTTAACTCAGAGATATGCTGTAATAAAGTTAACAGAACATAGGAAAATCAACATGCCAGTAAACGTGTTATACAAGGTGCAAGGATGCCTGGACACAAAAAACTACTGTAACGTGTAATGTGGGTTCAAACCACGGataataatttttcttaaacgtTTCCTACGTTTCTAAATGATTGCATTAAACTCTATTTCTAAACAATGataataaatcaatttgaatcAAACACTGGgattatttccttattgatttattatatgattttccTCTAACTATTCCTTGCCTAGTTTAATCACTCGTGTTTCAGCCTCTGGTCTGAAACCACTGTTTCAGACGCTGTTTCAAATTACAAGTTCAAACCCTTTATTTATTTGAGCATTTGCTCCCGGGCTATCTTCTGAAGGAATAATGTCTCAAATGGTCCACCCACAGTAATTTGAGGTCCCGCATATGAGACAATAAACCTTACCTAAATTCTGGATGTGAGATACGATCTTCTCTCTTCTCCGTCTACCAGCAAACTAACTTAGATGCGCAGAAGCGCCTTctatttatacctccgctcaattcTACTGACTCATATACTAGTCTCCAAAACGTTTGAGACAATGTACAACACACAAGGAATAGCTAATCATTGACAAGACTTTGATTGACCCTGATTGcctcatttacataataaaaggaattttcattacattaccCACGCCTCCGAAATTTATGCGACCCTTCATAAGGAACAaagaaacaatttttttaaaaaaatcattattattatagttatcttTAAGTAAACTACAACGTTTCAATCGTAAACGGTTTTCTGTCCGTgtcttttttaaatcattgtcaTTTATTCCTGATATTCGAATTCTTCTTCTTCCATAATTTTCTCAACatgtttgttatctttgatGTAGGTCGACACGACTTTATGCAACTTTCGTATCTTGAGGACTTTCTTTTGTCCCTCAGTAGACTGGTTCTCAGTCTGAGTACTAGAAGACTTGTATGTCTTCACAAAACTGAAATTCTGTATGGATGCTGTGCATGTCCTGCTGTTTTGGGTTGACACCACTGGTTCTCTTTGGTGCGAACATTGGAGCTGGTTCAGTGCGCTTTCGCACAACTATGCCCTTTTCCAAAGGACTACTGTTTCCCGGTATTGTTTGGCGTGTCTCTTTCTCATTATCAGTTTTATCTTCATTTGGTACGGATTGAGATTTCTGCATTTTGATTTCTTCTGGCCTTCCTTCACATGTCTCATCTTCTTCATCACTGGAACTTTCACTTGAACTGGATACCTGTACAATTAAATTCCCTAGATCCTGTCTAACCCACTCTTCGTCGCTCTCCACACCATTGTGATTCGTTGATTCTTTCTCATGGAACTTCTCGTGTCTGACCAGATATTCCTTCTTCTTGAATAATTTTCCACATGGAAACTTTCCACCCGTGCAACTCATTAAATGTTCAGGCCAATGATTATTCTGCACTTCTCCATCACACAATGGACATTGATTTCTTACTTTGGCTTTAGTTACTTTCAGGTTTGGCATTTTCTACAAAATAAGATAAAACAATTTGCTGTagttaacatttttttaaaaaagtttcatGCATCTCTAATAGGACTCATAGTCCTCTAACCACTTTGGTGGACCACATTTTCGTCTTGGTTTGGTAGACTTAACAAGTTCATCGACACTCTCAACAATTCTATCAGGTTCTTGCTCTATTTCATCTGCTTCAATGTCACTGTCTAACAACTCGGTTATCATACCGGAATCTTCACCTCGGAGGATTTGGTCCCTCTTTTTCGTATTCGATCGCAATGTATTATCTGCCTTTCACCTTTTCTTCCACAGTTAACAGCATAGAGCACTTCTGACCACTTTTCAAGGACTTCGAAAGGCCCACGCCAAAACGAAGTGAGCTTCGGAGAACAACCTATTTTCTTTTGTGGAAAGTAAATAAAAACTTGATCACCTGGTTTAAATTTCTCCCAGGACATCTTCATATCATGATAGTTTTTCTGTCTACTCATGGCAGCATCTGTGTAATTGCGAACAAAATTGTGGGCTCTCTCTATCCTTTCTTTAAGAATCCAAGCCCATTCATTTGGACTCCTACCTTTAAGAGGCTCTGGCATCTCATACTGCAAATCTAATGGCAAAGATGTTTCTCTTCCAAGCATTAACATGTTCGGCGTGAAACCTGTCGACTCATGCTCTGCAGACCTATATGACATCATGATATAGGGATTGTGAGTGTCCCAATCTTTTTGATTCTCCTGTACATATGCGCTTAGCATACATGTTAAGGTTCGGTTAAATCTCTCTACCATCCCATCAGACTGGGGATGGTAGGCCGTGGTCCCTGTTTTCTgaatgttcaaaagtttacaCACTTCACGGAAAAGCTCACATTCAAATTGTCTGCCTTGGTCAGAATGTATTATCTTAGGCGTTCCAAGTCTTACAATAAATTCTTCTACAATCAACTTAGCCACGGTTTTAGCCGCCATTTTTGGCATAGGAAAAACCTCCGTCCACTTAGTGAAGTAGTCTGAGACCACTAAAATATATCTATTGCCATTTTCCGGAATTGGTAGTTCGCCCAGAATATCAGCCGCTATGCGTTCCAACGGCATCCCTGATGGAACAATCTGCATCGGCGCTATCGTTTTCTTATTCGGGTTCTTTCGCTTCGTACAAATGTCACAGCCTGTGACATATTGTCTTACATCTTGATGTAAGACAGGCCAGTAGAACCTTTGTTTCACTCGGGCCAAAGTTTTATGTACTCCTAGATGTCCTGTCATCATGGCATTGTCTTAAGATTGTTCTTCTGTCAGAGAGAGGAATAACTTGCTGGAGTATTTCGTTATTGGTTTCCAACACTGTCCATCGTCTGCATACAATTCCGTTTGTCAATTTCAGTCTCTTCCATTGACTCCATAGTGATCTAAGAAAATATCCTGTACTTCTTATATCTTCAAACGATGGCCTCTCATTTGTTTCAAGCCAAGACTTGACCAAAGCTATGTCTTTATCTGACTTTCTTGCATCGACATGCTGTCTGTATCCTTTTCTTCAAAGACTGATCTAAGTTGCCCTTTGCTTATCAGGCTTTTGCCATTGCAGTTATCATAACCACATTGTCTACATGGGATGCGGCTCAAAGCGTCTGCATTGGTGTGCATTTTCCCTGGTCTATTATTGAATTTGGAATTCATATGTAGAAAGTGTTTCTATCTATCTTGCAAGCTGGCCTTCAGAATCTCTCTTTTTCAATAACCATCGTAGTGAACTGTGATCTGTTCTGATTAAGAATGGCTTCCCATACAAATAATGTCTGAAATACTTCACAAAATGGACGATGGCCAGCAGTTCTTTACGTGTGACACAATACTTTCGTTCCGTTTTGCTTAAACAGCGACTTGCATAGCAAGTTACTTTTTCTTCCCCGTCTTGTATTTGTGACAACACGGCGCCCATGGCCATATCACTGGCAATAGTGTCTAATATAAATGGTATTGTGAAATCCGGGTGTGCCAGAATGGGTGCACTGATTAATCTATTTCGCAAAGTATCAAATGACTCCTGACAATTGCCAGACCAGATGGATTTCATTCCCTTTTGTGTTAACACATGTAATGGTTTCGCCAAAACTGCAAAGTTTGGTACGAATTTACGGTAATAGCTACAAAATCCAATGAAGGATCTTAGCTCTGTTACATTACAAGGTTGCGGCCATTTCTTGATAACTTCAGTCTTCTTTGGGTCTGTGGAAATGCCTTCTTCAGACACAACATGTCCCAAGTAGTCAACACTACGTGAAAATAGAGTGCACTTCTTCGCTTTCAATTTTAGTCCAGCTTTTGCAAGTTTGTCGAAGACCTTGGACAAATTagttttcatttcattaaaGGTTCTGGCATATACaatgatatcatataaataGATAAGACAAATGTCCCACTGCAAACCCTGTAGAGTTAACTCCATTAATCTTTCGAACGTAGCTGGGGCGTTACATAGCCCAAAGGGCATAACATTGAACTGATATAGCCCATTTCGAGTTACGAATGCTGTTTTGGCTTTGTCTTTTGAGTCCATTTCAATCTGCCAGTAACCAGAGTGTAAATCGAGGGTTGAAAACCATTTGCATCCAGCCAGTTGGTCCAGGGTCTCATCAATGCGTGGAATTGGATAGGCGTCTTTCTCAGTTATTGCATTCAATCGCCTATAGTCCACACAAAACCGTGTAGACCCATCCTTTTTTTCACCAATACTACTCTAGAAGATCAAGGGCTATTTGAAGGTTCTATAACCTTGTTCTTAATCATTTCGTTCACGTGCTTTTCTACTTCTGCATTCCTGTGTTCTGGGAGTCGTCTTGGAACGTCCTTGATTGGTTTGTGATCCCCGGTGTCGATGCTATGTTTAGCAAGTCCTGTTCTTCCCATGTCACTATCAGACTTTGTAAAGAGTTAAGCATATTTCGACAGAAGAGTTTTAACTGCATTTGCTTCTGTCTTACTCATCTTCAGGCAAGTCCTCATATACAGCTATTTTAAGTGCTCAGGCAATTTGTCATCATCAGTTGTAGGTTTGTAATCATCTTCTATTATACACTCTATGGGTGATAGTTGTCCAACTGTTGTTCCTGTGTGAATTATTACATTGTCGCCAGATGGATTAAAAAGTCTTACCTCTCACTACTGTCCTTCCAACCAATCCTCTGTCAGAACTCAAAAACGTTTCTGCAGGCTCCACCACTCCAACATCTAAATTCATCTCATTGTTGTCTGGAACTACAACTTTTCCTGTTGTGACAATTTCCGTCTTTGATGGTATCGACACCGTTTCTAGTGCCACAATTCTAAAACACCCTATTCTTCCCTCAAATTCTAGAGAGTGAGTTTCATCTCCTAACTGCAGCGTTCTTTCATGTGAATTAATTATGCCTTTGTTAGCTTTTAAACAATCAAGGCCCAGAACAGCATCAACAGTCATGTCAGCAACCAGTATTGTctgatacaatattttcttgCCAAACTTGCATTTCACGAGTGCCTTTCCGTATATTTGAAGAGGCGTTCCTGACGCTGATAATATACTCTGATTCGTTTCAGCCAATTCCAGTTTAGACTTTTTATTTATCTCTTCAAACTTCTTCCAAGATACCAGTGTAACTGTAGCCGCTGTATCAACCAATGCCAGGACAGGAATATCATTTATGTTACCTCTAATATACATTCCTGGCTCATTAGCATTTCTTTGAACTCCAATGCTTCCCTGATGCTCATGTCTAGGTTTTCTCCCACTATGGGTGGTCTTTTTGAAATGTCCAGAACTGTCGGGCTTGCCTTTGCCAATCTTGTCAATTTTGCTTGTGTTTGGTTGTGGAAACTTCTGATCAACTCTTCTGTTTGACTGAGCAAGTCTGCAGTCTCTCTTTAAATGACCAGGTTTGCCACAATTGTAACACTTCTTTGGAATCCCTACTTTAGAACCCTTCTCGAACACCCTTGGCACATTATCGGTTTTAGAAGTtctcttttcatattttatatcatttacttCTTTCTGCAACCTGACCAGTATCTCCTTGATAGAGCTAAGTGTTTCTTCTAAACTTTCACGCTTAGTTTCACGTTTATTATCATCTCCAACTTCTGGAAGAAAACCAGTTTCTTTATACTTTTTGCGTTCCGCTCCTACAAAAGCGTCAAGCTCAACTGCATGCCGGATAGCATCGTTGAGGTCATGTGGTCTATACTCAGACGCATATCTGCGCTTGTGAGAGCATCAATAAAATACTCTTTAGCAAGAGTCTCACAAACATCTGCTGGAGCAGTAGGATAGGCTAGGCGTGTTAATCGTCTGACATCTTGTCCAAGCTGTGGTATGGTTTCGCTAGCCCTTTTGTCTTCTCTCTCTTAGCTGAGCTCTATATAATTATGTTTGGTTAGCTGGAGAAAATCTCTCTTCTAGGGCTTTTGAGAGTTCCTTGAAATTCATTTGCAGTGTTTCAGTTAGGTTCCCAAGCACTCCCTGAGCCTGGCCCCTGAGGGAAACAGCAAGGTACATTCCCTTTTCAGCCTCAGACCAATGGTTCAAACAGGCACAAgcattaaaatgtgatttataATCTAACCACGATGTTGAACCATCATATGTTGCTAGTTTAAGCTTACCAGACTTATCTGTATTTTCTTGAGCACCTTCATTATTTAGTGCTTGTAACATGTCCTTTCTTCTACGTGTTGTAACATTTCTTGGCATATTGTCTGGCGTTTCTAGATACCTCGGTGTTGTTTCCGACCGAGACCTGTCTTTTCTTTTATAAAGTTCATACGAGTCTTCTGTCTGAGCATCAAGCTTAGTTTTAGGTCTTGCTCCTTTTGCCTCATAGTTTTCCTCTGCATTATGTTCTATTTTACGCCCAGACTCTCCAATGCCAGAGTCTCTTACAGTCCCAGGTGTTGACTGTGTCCTATGTTCCTTAATTCGAATGCTTTCATTAGAAAGTTCCTTAATTTTCTCTTCtagaaaacttatttcttcGTCAATATTGTCCATGGCTTCCTATAATTTAAATCTTACAAAGTTTCTAACCGTCTTGTTTCATACAGTGAAAGTAAATATGAAAACGCAAAATATAATCT contains:
- the LOC130047262 gene encoding uncharacterized protein LOC130047262; the encoded protein is MDNIDEEISFLEEKIKELSNESIRIKEHRTQSTPGTVRDSGIGESGRKIEHNAEENYEAKGARPKTKLDAQTEDSYELYKRKDRSRSETTPRYLETPDNMPRNVTTRRRKDMLQALNNEGAQENTDKSGAERKKYKETGFLPEVGDDNKRETKRESLEETLSSIKEILVRLQKEVNDIKYEKRTSKTDNVPRVFEKGSKVGIPKKCYNCGKPGHLKRDCRLAQSNRRVDQKFPQPNTSKIDKIGKGKPDSSGHFKKTTHSGRKPRHEHQGSIGVQRNANEPGMYIRGNINDIPVLALVDTAATVTLVSWKKFEEINKKSKLELAETNQSILSASGTPLQIYGKALVKCKFGKKILYQTILVADMTVDAVLGLDCLKANKGIINSHERTLQLGDETHSLEFEGRIGCFRIVALETVSIPSKTEIVTTGKVVVPDNNEMNLDVGVVEPAETFLSSDRGLVGRTVVRVTWEEQDLLNIASTPGITNQSRTFQDDSQNTGMQKRLNAITEKDAYPIPRIDETLDQLAGCKWFSTLDLHSGYWQIEMDSKDKAKTAFVTRNGLYQFNVMPFGLCNAPATFERLMELTLQGLQWDICLIYLYDIIVYARTFNEMKTNLSKVFDKLAKAGLKLKAKKCTLFSRSVDYLGHVVSEEGISTDPKKTEVIKKWPQPCNVTELRSFIGFCSYYRKFVPNFAVLAKPLHVLTQKGMKSIWSGNCQESFDTLRNRLISAPILAHPDFTIPFILDTIASDMAMGAVLSQIQDGEEKVTCYASRCLSKTERKYCVTRKELLAIVHFVKYFRHYLYGKPFLIRTDHSSLRWLLKKRDSEGQLAR